A stretch of the Malus sylvestris chromosome 10, drMalSylv7.2, whole genome shotgun sequence genome encodes the following:
- the LOC126587300 gene encoding dolichyl-diphosphooligosaccharide--protein glycosyltransferase 48 kDa subunit-like, with product MSKLLGVLAFLTLTLPFLAHSFSPDHPTDRRVLVLLDDLAVKSSHSLFFKSLQSRGFELDFKLADDPKISLQRYGLYSYDALILFSPSVDRFGGSIDLAAILDFVDSGHDLIIAADTNASDLIRQIAVECGVDFDEDPAAMVIDHTSYAVSDTEGDHTVIASDDFIKSDVILGSEKIEAPVLFQGIGHAVNSENSLVLKVLSASPSAYSANPKSKLSNPPSLTGSAISLVSVVQARNNARVLISGSLSLFSDRFFRSKVQKAGSSKKHEKSSNEQFLTEISKWVFHERSHLKAVNVKHNRVGEADEPAMYRINDDLQYSVEIYEWHGQRWEPYVANDVQVQFYMMSPYVLKTLSTDQKGRYFTDFKVPDVYGVFQFKVEYQRLGYTSLSLSKQIPVRPFRHNEYERFIPAAYPYYGAAFSMMTGFFVFTVVHLYNK from the exons ATGTCGAAGCTCCTCGGCGTCCTTGCCTTCCTAACCCTAACCCTCCCATTTCTTGCCCACTCCTTCTCGCCGGACCACCCCACCGACCGCCGCGTCCTCGTCCTGCTCGACGACCTCGCCGTCAAATCCTCCCACTCCTTGTTCTTCAAGTCCCTCCAGTCTCGAGGCTTCGAGCTCGATTTCAAGCTCGCCGATGATCCCAAGATCTCCTTGCAGCGATACGGCCTCTACAGCTACgacgccttgatcctcttttcTCCTTCCGTCGATC GTTTTGGAGGATCCATTGACCTGGCTGCTATACTGGATTTCGTGGATAGCGGTCATGATTTGATCATTGCAGCTGATACCAATGCATCTGATTTGATCCGGCAAATCGCGGTTGAGTGCGGAGTTGATTTCGACGAG GATCCTGCTGCTATGGTCATAGATCACACAAGCTATGCAGTGTCAGACACTGAAGGAGATCATACAGTGATTGCTAGTGATGATTTCATCAAGTCTGATGTAATTTTGGGTAGCGAGAAAATTGAG GCTCCTGTACTTTTCCAAGGGATTGGCCATGCAGTAAACTCTGAAAATAGCCTG GTTTTGAAAGTTCTCTCAGCTTCACCTTCAGCATATTCTGCTAACCCCAAAAGCAAGCTGTCAAATCCTCCATCTCTCACTGGATCTGCTATATCTTTAGTTTCAGTTGTGCAG GCAAGAAACAATGCTCGGGTTTTGATCTCTGGTTCATTGAGTTTGTTCAGCGACAG GTTTTTCAGATCTAAGGTGCAGAAGGCTGGGAGCTCAAAGAA aCATGAGAAATCGTCAAATGAGCAGTTTCTGACTGAAATTAGCAAATGGGTCTTCCATGAAAGAAGTCATCTCAAG GCTGTGAATGTAAAACACAACAGAGTTGGGGAAGCAGATGAACCTGCAATGTACAGGATCAACGATGACCTG CAATATTCGGTCGAGATTTATGAATGGCATGGACAACGATGGGAACCATATGTTGCTAATGATGTCCAAGTGCAGTTTTACATGATGAGTCCCTATGTTCTGAAAACCTTGTCAACTGATCAGAAG GGTCGTTACTTTACAGACTTTAAGGTTCCAGATGTTTATGGGGTTTTCCAGTTCAAGGTTGAGTACCAGAGGCTTGGCTACACAAGTTTGTCTCTCTCAAAGCAG